A single Candidatus Aegiribacteria sp. DNA region contains:
- a CDS encoding B12-binding domain-containing radical SAM protein: MKFLLLYPPRPESTNTVPPVGFLSIGAVLEGLGHEINLIDAALTGLRGKALIQQIRDYSPHMVLVSAFSSDVEVLSAELPLLKKALGDVPLLLGGPHASCRGIKALDDLPQVDTIFLGEAEESIVEYLADPSARIPGIINRTDPWDTSPRHIEDLSTLPVPAWHLAPPVNYSGLPNGVLLRNMPFAPIITTRGCPYRCTFCAGFRITGRRIRHRPLAMVWNEIDLLVNHFGVKEIHIEDDNFTFDVDYAAGFCEEAIRRKYPVHFSTPNGVRLDSLNEHLLKLMKKAGWYVIHCGIESGSDRILRSVKKNISIAEIREKISLIKRVGLSTAGYFILGLPGETEDDIKKTISFSLSSGLSWAHFAAFLPIPGSEAGDEWFRDHPDSEGIWKLFHNTSCPAPPDGVSRETMLKLQRKAFLRFYLRFGPMGRLLKQTLKPVTMKYYLRRFGAYLHTGSSGSRIKSGTGSLT, encoded by the coding sequence ATGAAATTCCTGCTGCTCTATCCACCAAGGCCCGAATCTACGAATACCGTCCCTCCTGTGGGATTCCTGAGTATAGGAGCCGTACTGGAAGGTCTCGGACACGAAATAAACCTGATCGACGCTGCTCTCACAGGACTCAGAGGTAAGGCTCTGATTCAGCAGATACGAGACTATTCACCACATATGGTTCTTGTGTCTGCTTTCTCCAGTGACGTGGAAGTGCTATCCGCTGAGCTTCCTCTTCTAAAGAAAGCCCTTGGTGATGTTCCCTTGCTGCTCGGAGGTCCTCACGCTTCCTGCAGAGGTATTAAGGCTCTTGACGACCTTCCTCAGGTGGACACCATCTTCCTGGGAGAGGCCGAGGAATCCATCGTCGAATACCTGGCGGACCCTTCCGCAAGAATACCTGGAATAATCAATCGTACCGACCCCTGGGATACTTCTCCACGTCATATTGAAGATCTGTCCACGCTTCCCGTCCCGGCCTGGCACCTGGCCCCGCCCGTGAACTACAGCGGTCTTCCCAACGGGGTTCTGCTCCGAAATATGCCTTTTGCTCCCATCATCACTACAAGAGGCTGCCCATACAGGTGTACATTCTGCGCAGGTTTCCGTATAACAGGACGACGTATTCGACACAGACCTCTGGCAATGGTTTGGAATGAGATTGATCTTCTTGTAAACCATTTCGGCGTGAAGGAGATTCATATCGAGGACGATAACTTCACATTCGACGTGGACTACGCTGCCGGTTTCTGCGAGGAGGCAATTCGGCGTAAATATCCGGTACATTTCTCAACTCCCAACGGCGTAAGGCTTGATTCGCTTAACGAGCACCTGCTGAAACTCATGAAAAAAGCCGGGTGGTATGTGATCCACTGCGGGATTGAATCGGGGAGTGACAGAATTCTCCGATCCGTGAAGAAGAATATTTCTATCGCCGAAATCAGGGAAAAGATATCCCTGATAAAGCGAGTCGGGCTGAGCACCGCAGGATACTTCATCCTTGGGCTGCCAGGTGAAACGGAGGATGATATAAAAAAGACCATCAGTTTCTCACTGTCCAGCGGCCTTTCGTGGGCGCACTTCGCGGCTTTTCTCCCGATACCAGGATCGGAAGCGGGAGACGAGTGGTTCAGAGATCATCCGGATTCTGAAGGTATATGGAAATTGTTCCACAATACAAGCTGTCCGGCTCCGCCTGACGGGGTATCGAGGGAAACCATGCTCAAACTTCAGAGAAAGGCTTTTCTCCGGTTCTATCTCAGATTTGGTCCAATGGGTCGTCTACTGAAACAGACACTGAAACCTGTAACAATGAAATACTATCTACGTCGATTTGGGGCTTACCTTCACACAGGCAGTTCAGGATCACGTATAAAAAGCGGAACAGGATCTCTCACATGA